Genomic window (Dyadobacter fanqingshengii):
TGAGGTAATTCGTAATAATCAGATTATTCGCCAAATTGACCTTTACCGGTTCCTCATAGACGCGGATTTACGAGACAACATTTCTCTGCAAGACCAGGACATCATTCTAATTCGCCCCTACGATACCCGTATAGAACTCACAGGCGAGGTTAAGAAGACAGGGATCTTTGAGGCGAAAGCCGGTGAGACAGTGAAGGATTTGTTCAAATACGCAGGCGGCTTTACTCCTGAGGCGTCCACCAAATTGATTCAATACCAGAGAAATACTGGTACTAATTTCGTGATCGGAAGCATTGATTCTGTTCAGGTCGGAACATTTGTACCAAAAAATGGCGACATATTTAGTGTCAAAAAAATACTTGATGTTGTCGCAAACCAGGTTGAAGTGCGGGGCGCCGTTACCAGGCCGGGCATTTATGCCCTGGACGAGCGTACAAAGACTGTCAAAGAATTAATAACGATCTCAGAGGGGATTAGTCCAAGAGCGTTCCTGAATCGTGCATTACTTGAAAGATCCAGCGGAGACACGCAGACAGGGCTTGTCGCCATTGATTTAAGAAAATTATTAAATAATGAAATTCCGGACATCGTATTATTGCCAGGCGACATTCTTACGATCAAGTCAGTCGAAGACCTGAAAGAATTCACATTTCTGTCCGTACGCGGCTCAGTAATCAATCCAGGTGAATACTACTATTATAAAGACATCACCATTGCCGATTTGATTTTCCAGGCAGGCGGCTACACAGAAGGCGGTATTCCCTATCGCATTGAAGTTTCCAGAAGGGTCAAGAATGATACGACCGGACTTCCAAATGATCAGAATGTACGGATTTTCACGCTGGACGTTGCGGACAACCTCACGCTGAATGAGCTCGACCAGAAGTTCGCGCTACACCCGTATGACATTGTGCTGGTGCGTAAATCACCAAGATATGAATCCCAGAAAATGGTAACCATTTTTGGTGAAGTAACTTATCCAGGCACTTACACGATCCTCAACAATTTTGAAAAAATATCTGATCTGTTCCCAAAAGCAGGCGGAATGAAGAAAGAAGCATACATTGAAGGTGCCAGATTCTACCGGAAACAAGAACTGGTGGCATTGGATTTAAAAGCGGTTTTAGAAAAACCTTCTCTGCCGTCCAACTTGCTTCTTGCTGACGGCGACACAATTTATGTTCCCAAAAAATCGGAAATGGTACGGATTCAAGGTGGAGTTTATAACCCATCTTTGGTGAATTTTGATCCTGGATTCAATTTTCATGAATACATTTCGCAAGCGGGTGGATTCATCGAGAGAGCTCGGAAGAACAGGATCTATGTTTCGTATCCCAACGGAAGAACGCATCGCACAAGCAAGTTTTTATTCTTCAGATCCTACCCCAAGGTTGAACCCGGATCTACTGTGACAGTTCCTGTGAAGGAACCAAAGCCTGAACAGCCCATGTCTCGCGGTGAAAGGTTAGCTATCATCTCGTTATTCACAACTTTGGCCATTGCTTTAATAAGAATTCTATAAACTGTATGGCTGAGATACAATCTGATAAAAACACCGACACACTTGAAATAAGCTTTTTTGAGGTTCTGGGGTTTTTCAAAAAATACTTATTGGTTCTTATAGCTGCTGCCGTACTGTCGGCTATTATCGGGGTGGCGTTCAGTTTCTTGCTTGCTAAGAGATATACCGCGCAGACCATCCTGTTGCCCGAACTTGGTTCCAGTAGAAACAGCTCCTTTTTTAGCATGGCTTTGGGCGGCGGATCTGATCCAAGCGGCAAATTGGTTCCTGAACTATACCCGAACATTCTTTCAACAATTCCTTTCGGACAGTATTTGTTGAAAATTCCGGTTGTTGACGAAAATAATGTATCCTACCCTTCTCTGGAAAGCTACATGAACCGAGACAGCTCACAGAGTTTTCTGTCCAGCTTAATGTCTTTTGGAAGAACACCTAAGGAAGACACTAAAGCTAAATCTCCCAATCCCAACATTAAGATCCTTGCGTTTACGTCCAAGCAGGAAAGGATGGTGAATGCCGCGAAAAACCTGGTGCAAGCCACAGTTGGAACCACTGATGGGATCATTACAATTGAAAGTGAAATGACCGATCCGGTTGTTGCAGCAATGGTGGTTGATGCCAGCGAGAAATATTTGATTGAATACGTCAGCGATTACACCATTTCCAAAACCACGCAGCAGGTTGACTTTCTCCAGAAACGTGTGCAGGAAGCCAGAAAAAGGCAACAAAGCGCTGAATATGCCTTGCAAGCTTACAGGGATACCCATAGAAACACTTTTCTGAATGTGGCCAGGATTGAAGAACAAAGGCTGCAAGCCGAGTATGTGCTTTCCCAGGCAATATATTCGGATCTGTCCACGAAGATGGAGCAATTTAAAATTCGTGAAAAAGAAGAGAAACCGGTTTTTAAAGTTCTTGAGCCCGTGCGCGTCCCACTAGCCAAAAGTAGCCCAAAACGTCTCTTTATCGGAATCATTTTTTCAGTTTTAGGCCTCTTTGCGACGCTTACCTATATCATTTTCTTCAAGGAAAAGCTTCACAAGCAACTTGTTTAGCACTATACATCTGTAAAACTATTTTTAAACTAAATCTCACTAACATGCTAGATTTGACCGGTAAATCGATACTTATAACAGGAGGAACTGGTTCTTTAGGTAAAGCATTAACCGCAACGATTTTCGAAAGATGGCCTAATGTGAAAAGGCTTGTCATCTTGTCCAGAGATGAACAAAAGCAATTTCAGATGGCGCAGGAATACACACCAAACAAATATCCCCAGATTCGTTTTTTTATTGGTGATGTGAGAGATGAGGAACGTTTACGGAGAGCTTTTAAAGGAATTGACTTTGTAATACATGCAGCAGCTATGAAGCATGTGCATATTGCTGAATACAACCCTACCGAATGTGTTAAGACCAATATCAATGGTGCTCAAAACGTCATCGCTGCGGCGCTGGATACGGAGGTAAGCCATGTGGTTGCGTTATCAACTGACAAAGCGGCGGCCCCGATCAATTTATACGGCGCCACGAAGCTTACTTCGGATAAACTGTTTATCGCGGCCAATAATATCCGCGGACGCAATCCCATTAAGTTTTCAGTAGTTAGATATGGAAATGTGATGGGCTCAAACGGATCGGTGATTCCTTTCTTTATTAATAAGAAAAAGGAAGGTGTGTTACCGATTACAGTGGAAAACATGACCCGCTTCAACATCTCGCTTAAAGGCGGCGTGGACATGGTTTTGCATGCATTGGAGACAGCCTGGGGAGGAGAACTTTTCGTTCCGAAAATTCCATCCTATAAGATACTTGATATCGCAGAAGCGATCGGACCAGAGTGCGAGCACCGCGTCATTGGCATCCGTCCGGGAGAAAAGATTCACGAGGAAATGATCACTACATCCGACTCATTCTTTACTTATGATCTGGGCAAATATTATGTTATAGTCCCTCAGACACCTGTTTGGAGCATTTCAAACTTCATTAGTCACTTCAATGCGACGAAAGTGCCGGACGGTTTCTCCTACAATTCCGGAGATAATACAGAATGGGAAACGGTTGAAAGTTTGCGGGCTTTGATCGTAGAGCACGTAGATCCCGACTTCACAGTTTAATTCTTCTTTGAATGATCCCATACGGAAAGCAAAATATAACCGAGGAAGACATTAGAGTCGTTACCGAGGTGTTAAAGTCAGATTATCTTACCCAAGGTCCCAATATTCAGCAATTTGAAACTGCTTTTGCTGAATATGTAGGGTCGAAATACGCGGTTGCGGTGGCAAATGGCACCGCTGCGTTGCATTTGTGTACACTTGCATTAGGTGTAAATCCTGGTGATAAAGTGATAACCACCTCGATTACTTTCGCAGCCTCGGCGAACTGCATCCGCTATTGCGGAGGGGAGGTTGTATTTGCAGATATCGACCCTTCAAGCTATCTGATTGATATACATTCAGTACGAAACTTGCTGGAAAACGCCGCCCAAGGGACATATAAAGGCATTGTTCCGGTTGATTTTGCAGGCAGCGCCGTGGATCTGGAAGCTTTCAAAGAGTTGGCGGATGAATTTGGCCTATGGATCATTGAAGACGCTTGTCATGCGCCGGGTGGTTTTTTTACAGACTCTGCTGGAAATCATCAGCTATGCGGAAACAGCAACTTTGCGGATCTCGCCATTTTTAGCTTTCATCCGGTCAAGCATATTGCTTGCGGAGAAGGCGGAATGATCACGACCAATAACTTGGAATTGTATCAGAAATTGCTTGCGCTCAGAACACATGGGATTGTAAAATCGAATGATCTGTATATAAACAGCATTGAGCTGGCCGGTGGAGCGGAACAGTATCCGGGCTGGTACATGGAAATGCAAACCTTGGGTTACAATTACCGCTTGACGGATTTTCAGGCTGCGTTGGGCGTAAGCCAGCTTAAAAGGGCCGACGCCGGCCTTGAAAAACGCAGGGCAATTGCTGCAACTTACCAGGCTGCGTTTTCTAACAAAGCATTCATATATGGACAAAGCGGCGTGGTAACAGGCCATGCGTATCACCTGTATATTATTGAGGTTGAGGATCGGTTAGGTTTATACAATTACCTGCGGGGAAAAGAGATTTTTGCGCAAATACACTATATACCTTGCCATTTAATGCCCTATTATCAAGGCTTGGGGTGGAAAATCGGTGATATGCCAAACGCCGAAGCGTACTATCGTGGATGTATCAGCCTGCCCATGTATCCCACGTTGACGGATGAAGAGCAGTCGTTTGTAATAGATGCTGTTAACGATTATTATAACAATGGGTAACTGCTTGGCAATCATACATTGATAATCCTGTCGAAGAACAAGTGCAGGATATAGACACACCATCGGATTGGTTGATGGCGGAAATGAAATACAAATTGCTTTATGATAAGTAAATTATATATCAGAACGGATGGAAGTTCCAGCATTGGCCTTGGTCATCTCGTCAGGTGTATAGCTTTGTCAAAAATGCTGGATGACAGCTTTAACATTCATTTTGCATGCAAACAAATTCCCGATAGCATTGCTGTCGAAATCCGGGATGCAGGCTTTGCCCTTCTTATCCTTCAAAACGACAATGAGCTATTGTCTGTCTTAACGCCCGAAGACATGGTTGTAGTCGACAGTTATGAGCTTGAAAGTGATTACCAGCAAGCAATTAAAAAAATTGGGTGCCAGTTAATTTGTATTGACGATCTGCACGAGAAACCTTCTTATGCAGATCTGATTTTAAATCATACACCCTGCGTATCCCCACAGGAATATAACGCACAACCATACACGCAATTTGCACTTGGCCCCTCCTATGCATTAATCCGTCCCGCATTTTTAGAACTTGCCGTAAAAGAGCGTGTGCAAGTTGATAGTGCTTCCGTTCTGATTTGTTTCGGAGGTTCGGATAGCAGAAATCTGACAAAAGTAGCATTAAGTGTAGTGTCGACTTTCAGCCAGTTTAAAAACATAGCAATAGTAACCGGGACTGCATATAGTCATCAACAGTCGTTAGATGAAATATTGGAACAGCAGGATAACGTTGTTCATTATCATAATATCAGCGCGGAGGAAATGGCGCAACGAATGTCAGAGGCTGATCTCTGCATTGTTCCAGCAAGTGGGATTTTGACAGAAGCACTTACTTCAGGCGCAAAGATTATTTCGGGAATGTATGTTGATAATCAGATATTTGTCTTTGAGAATTACAAGAGGGCAAATGCTTTTATCAGTGCTGAAAATTTTTCAGAAGAAAATCTTTTCCTCGCGGTTAAGAATTACTTTTCACAAGAACATGTAAAGGGTGCCCGGCTTGTTGATGGACAGTCTGGCGAGCGCATTAACAAACTTTTTCAGCAGCTGGTTAAAGAACGTGATTTTCATCTCCGCAGGGTTACCATTGAAGACGCGGAATTGACATACCAATGGGCATCCGATAAGAAGGTCCGCCAATATTCCCTTAGCCAAAGTACAATACAATTTGACGACCACCTTGCCTGGCTTTCCAGAAAATGGACAGATCCGAAATGTATATTTTATATTGCATTGTTTTGCGGAAAACCTGTTGGCTCCATTCGATTTGATTTGAATGATGGTGATGCGGTTATAAGTTATCTGCTGGATCCAGATTATCATGGCCAGGGCTTGGGGGCTGTGATGTTAAAAAAGGGCATTCTGTCCCTCGGTGAAGCTTCCGAAGACAAAATAGAACGGCTTTCCGGAATTGTAATGCCAGATAACATTTCATCTTGCAGAACATTTGAACGATTTGGATTTGAGAGAGAGCATGATGGTGAGAATTATAAATACACTATGAACATTCATGATGAAAATAGGAACATTTGATATAAATAAAAACAGTCCTGTATTTATCATCGCAGAACTGTCGGCTAACCATAATGGCAGCCTTGAAACAGCCATAAAAACGATCAGGGCGGCTAAACGAGCTGGTGCCGATTGCATAAAATTGCAAACCTACACTGCAGAAACGATTACCATTGATTCACGCCTGGATGATTTTCGCATTGGCGGAACAATTTGGGATGGTCAGTATCTTTTTGATTTGTATAAGGAGGCATATACCCCGTGGGAATGGCATGCGGAATTGTTTCGCGTGGCAAAAGAAGAAGGATTGGTTTGTTTTTCTTCTCCTTTCGACCCTACTGCCGTTGAATTTCTTGAAGAACTGAATGTGCCTGCATATAAGATCGCTTCGTTCGAAATCACCGATATTCCTTTAATTGAATTAGTCGCATCCAAGGGTAAGCCAGTCATTATTTCCACTGGTATAGCCACAGAAGAAGATATTCGGCTCGCTCTGGACGCTTGTGCAAGACAGGGTAACGATCAAATTGCGTTACTGAAATGCACATCGAGCTATCCTGCTCCGATTGCTGAGGCAAATATGACCATGATTAAAGACTTTGCAGAACGGTTCAATGTTATAAGCGGCCTTTCTGACCACACCATCGGTAACACTGTTCCTGTTGTAGCTACCGTTCTTGGCGCAAAAATCATTGAAAAGCATTTTATTTTAGACAGAGCCATCGGAGGCCCGGACGCTTCATTTTCCATGAACGAATCGGAATTCTCGGAAATGGTGAAATCCGTAAGAGAGGCGGAGCAAGCGATCGGTGTAGTAGACTATAAATTGACGGAAAAGCAGTCAAAAGGAAAGGACTTTTCTCGATCTTTATATGTGGTTGAGGACATTGCGGCCGGAGAGCTCATAACAGAATCGAATGTCCGCTCGATCCGTCCGGGTTTTGGTCTACATCCAAGACATTTGAAAGACATCCTCGGAAAGCCTGTTAACGCGGACCTGAAAAAAGGATCCCGGATGACATTGGATAAAATCGCCTAGTCACCTTTGCTTTTATACATGTAATACACTTTCCCTGCCATCATAGCCAAGAACCGTAGACAACATATTAGATTTCTCCCAAAGATAATAACTCCCGGTCTAGGATTACGAAAGCACATTAAATTGAAGTTATATTGAGCTACCTGAATAGCAAGCATACCTTGAAACATAGGATTGGCAGTATAAAAAAGCATCCGCTTGTTAAAAATAGTATATTGTATGTTATAACAGATGCTGTTAACAAAGCAGTTCCGTTTTTACTTCTTCCGTTACTTACACATTATTTACTTCCAGCCGATTACGGAATTGTTGCCAACTATAATGTTTATATCAATTTCCTGGTCATATTTATTGGGATCAGTTCTCAAAGCATTATTTCAGTCAATTTCTATAAATTGGATAAGGCAGAGATTGGCAAATATATATTTAACATATTCTTTGTAATTTCCATAACAATTACGACTTGCGGGCTGGTCATTTTTTTATTCCAGAAGCAAATAGAAGACTTTCTGTCTGTTGGCCAAATCTTTGTCGTGAGTGGGTTGGCAATCGGCCTTTCTCAGGTGCTAAGCTCGATAAGCCTAATCCTTTGGAGATTAGAAGAACGTCCATTGGCTTTTGGTGGTTACCAGATTTCCCAAACAATCTGTGATGTCACTATATCATTGATTTTGATCACGATGTTTGACATGGGATGGCGAGGAAGACTGATTGGCATTGGCACCAGTTCTATCATATATGGATCCATCAGCATCTTTTTATTATGGAAGCGCGGCTATTTAAGCGTCTATTATAATAAATTGTACATCAAGGAGACTCTGAGATTTTGCCTCCCGATGGTTCCTCATGCATTGAGCGTTTGGGCCAGGGCTGGATCTGATCGGCTCATCGTATCAAATCTGGCGGGTGTTTCCGCAAGTGGTATCTATGCGGCTGGATTCCAATTTGGTCTGCTCATTTCATTTCTGACGCTTGCTTTCAACAATGCTTACGCTCCGTTTATCTATAAAAGTTTATCATTAACGGATGAGCGTATCTTAGAGTCAAAAAAGCAAAAGCTGGTCAAATTCACCTATTTATACATTGCGGCGTTGCTTTTGTTAACATTCCTTGCATCCATTGCGTCCAATTTTGCAATAGACAATTTTTTGTCAGCAAAATATGCAGAGGCGAAAATGTATGTGGGCTGGGCGTTATTTTCACAAGCTTTTCAAGGGGTATATTTAATGTTCGCTACTTACATTTTTTACGTAAAGAGATCCGCATCGCTAGCCATTGTTACTTTTATTTGCTCCGCACTACAAGTTGCATCATCATATTATTTGGTGAGTAGCATTGGGCCGCTAGGAGCGGCATATTCAAATTTCACAATCAGTCTGCTCAACTGTATTGTTGTCATGATTCTTAGTGCAAGAGTCTATCCAATGCCTTGGTTAAATTTTCGCGTTCTCCTGGCCAGATAGCATTACCCAATTCACCATACGCTATGATTAACGACATAAAAAGGCAAATTGTAATACAGGCCGAAAAAACGAAAATCTTTCGGAAAATATATTGCGCAGTTAAAAGATATAAATCCGCTGACTTTCCTGTGCAGGTCAAGTCCC
Coding sequences:
- the pseG gene encoding UDP-2,4-diacetamido-2,4,6-trideoxy-beta-L-altropyranose hydrolase, whose amino-acid sequence is MISKLYIRTDGSSSIGLGHLVRCIALSKMLDDSFNIHFACKQIPDSIAVEIRDAGFALLILQNDNELLSVLTPEDMVVVDSYELESDYQQAIKKIGCQLICIDDLHEKPSYADLILNHTPCVSPQEYNAQPYTQFALGPSYALIRPAFLELAVKERVQVDSASVLICFGGSDSRNLTKVALSVVSTFSQFKNIAIVTGTAYSHQQSLDEILEQQDNVVHYHNISAEEMAQRMSEADLCIVPASGILTEALTSGAKIISGMYVDNQIFVFENYKRANAFISAENFSEENLFLAVKNYFSQEHVKGARLVDGQSGERINKLFQQLVKERDFHLRRVTIEDAELTYQWASDKKVRQYSLSQSTIQFDDHLAWLSRKWTDPKCIFYIALFCGKPVGSIRFDLNDGDAVISYLLDPDYHGQGLGAVMLKKGILSLGEASEDKIERLSGIVMPDNISSCRTFERFGFEREHDGENYKYTMNIHDENRNI
- a CDS encoding SLBB domain-containing protein — encoded protein: MSDMDIEKAALQRGYTLDDISAMRKRLEQTSKDNTKNDPNRDQLDETREQDDLDELEDETNNERDTTAAGRARYRRLNRTFGSSFFRRTSTTFEPNLRIPTPRNYILGPDDELVVDIYGNSVDNFRMKISPEGTVKMLNLAPVYVNGLTIEQASERIVNRLRQAYSSLNRPGSGTYSTITLGNVRSIRVMITGEVVRPGTYTVSSLTTAFNALYVSGGPGRNGSYRNIEVIRNNQIIRQIDLYRFLIDADLRDNISLQDQDIILIRPYDTRIELTGEVKKTGIFEAKAGETVKDLFKYAGGFTPEASTKLIQYQRNTGTNFVIGSIDSVQVGTFVPKNGDIFSVKKILDVVANQVEVRGAVTRPGIYALDERTKTVKELITISEGISPRAFLNRALLERSSGDTQTGLVAIDLRKLLNNEIPDIVLLPGDILTIKSVEDLKEFTFLSVRGSVINPGEYYYYKDITIADLIFQAGGYTEGGIPYRIEVSRRVKNDTTGLPNDQNVRIFTLDVADNLTLNELDQKFALHPYDIVLVRKSPRYESQKMVTIFGEVTYPGTYTILNNFEKISDLFPKAGGMKKEAYIEGARFYRKQELVALDLKAVLEKPSLPSNLLLADGDTIYVPKKSEMVRIQGGVYNPSLVNFDPGFNFHEYISQAGGFIERARKNRIYVSYPNGRTHRTSKFLFFRSYPKVEPGSTVTVPVKEPKPEQPMSRGERLAIISLFTTLAIALIRIL
- the pseC gene encoding UDP-4-amino-4,6-dideoxy-N-acetyl-beta-L-altrosamine transaminase, translating into MIPYGKQNITEEDIRVVTEVLKSDYLTQGPNIQQFETAFAEYVGSKYAVAVANGTAALHLCTLALGVNPGDKVITTSITFAASANCIRYCGGEVVFADIDPSSYLIDIHSVRNLLENAAQGTYKGIVPVDFAGSAVDLEAFKELADEFGLWIIEDACHAPGGFFTDSAGNHQLCGNSNFADLAIFSFHPVKHIACGEGGMITTNNLELYQKLLALRTHGIVKSNDLYINSIELAGGAEQYPGWYMEMQTLGYNYRLTDFQAALGVSQLKRADAGLEKRRAIAATYQAAFSNKAFIYGQSGVVTGHAYHLYIIEVEDRLGLYNYLRGKEIFAQIHYIPCHLMPYYQGLGWKIGDMPNAEAYYRGCISLPMYPTLTDEEQSFVIDAVNDYYNNG
- a CDS encoding lipopolysaccharide biosynthesis protein; translation: MKHRIGSIKKHPLVKNSILYVITDAVNKAVPFLLLPLLTHYLLPADYGIVANYNVYINFLVIFIGISSQSIISVNFYKLDKAEIGKYIFNIFFVISITITTCGLVIFLFQKQIEDFLSVGQIFVVSGLAIGLSQVLSSISLILWRLEERPLAFGGYQISQTICDVTISLILITMFDMGWRGRLIGIGTSSIIYGSISIFLLWKRGYLSVYYNKLYIKETLRFCLPMVPHALSVWARAGSDRLIVSNLAGVSASGIYAAGFQFGLLISFLTLAFNNAYAPFIYKSLSLTDERILESKKQKLVKFTYLYIAALLLLTFLASIASNFAIDNFLSAKYAEAKMYVGWALFSQAFQGVYLMFATYIFYVKRSASLAIVTFICSALQVASSYYLVSSIGPLGAAYSNFTISLLNCIVVMILSARVYPMPWLNFRVLLAR
- a CDS encoding Wzz/FepE/Etk N-terminal domain-containing protein, whose product is MAEIQSDKNTDTLEISFFEVLGFFKKYLLVLIAAAVLSAIIGVAFSFLLAKRYTAQTILLPELGSSRNSSFFSMALGGGSDPSGKLVPELYPNILSTIPFGQYLLKIPVVDENNVSYPSLESYMNRDSSQSFLSSLMSFGRTPKEDTKAKSPNPNIKILAFTSKQERMVNAAKNLVQATVGTTDGIITIESEMTDPVVAAMVVDASEKYLIEYVSDYTISKTTQQVDFLQKRVQEARKRQQSAEYALQAYRDTHRNTFLNVARIEEQRLQAEYVLSQAIYSDLSTKMEQFKIREKEEKPVFKVLEPVRVPLAKSSPKRLFIGIIFSVLGLFATLTYIIFFKEKLHKQLV
- the pseB gene encoding UDP-N-acetylglucosamine 4,6-dehydratase (inverting); protein product: MLDLTGKSILITGGTGSLGKALTATIFERWPNVKRLVILSRDEQKQFQMAQEYTPNKYPQIRFFIGDVRDEERLRRAFKGIDFVIHAAAMKHVHIAEYNPTECVKTNINGAQNVIAAALDTEVSHVVALSTDKAAAPINLYGATKLTSDKLFIAANNIRGRNPIKFSVVRYGNVMGSNGSVIPFFINKKKEGVLPITVENMTRFNISLKGGVDMVLHALETAWGGELFVPKIPSYKILDIAEAIGPECEHRVIGIRPGEKIHEEMITTSDSFFTYDLGKYYVIVPQTPVWSISNFISHFNATKVPDGFSYNSGDNTEWETVESLRALIVEHVDPDFTV
- the pseI gene encoding pseudaminic acid synthase; the protein is MMKIGTFDINKNSPVFIIAELSANHNGSLETAIKTIRAAKRAGADCIKLQTYTAETITIDSRLDDFRIGGTIWDGQYLFDLYKEAYTPWEWHAELFRVAKEEGLVCFSSPFDPTAVEFLEELNVPAYKIASFEITDIPLIELVASKGKPVIISTGIATEEDIRLALDACARQGNDQIALLKCTSSYPAPIAEANMTMIKDFAERFNVISGLSDHTIGNTVPVVATVLGAKIIEKHFILDRAIGGPDASFSMNESEFSEMVKSVREAEQAIGVVDYKLTEKQSKGKDFSRSLYVVEDIAAGELITESNVRSIRPGFGLHPRHLKDILGKPVNADLKKGSRMTLDKIA